The following proteins are co-located in the Desulfomicrobium macestii genome:
- a CDS encoding amino acid ABC transporter ATP-binding protein — protein MENKKTRNLLMRVQGISKVLGGREILKSVSLNLYEGEMKVLIGPSGGGKSTLLQCMNYLIVPDRGEIELDGRRVDPHKARELCEFRQQVGMIFQDFNLFDHLTASDNVGIALRKVKGMSRARARDRAMAELERVGLGDKGHLYPAELSGGQKQRVSIARALAMDPKVMLLDEPTSALDPELVSEVLTVIRGLAQNGMTMVMATHQMGFTRSLADEVLFMQEGRIIEQGSPKELLADGSGTRTLDFCSQILDVEGAGS, from the coding sequence ATGGAGAATAAGAAAACACGAAACCTGCTCATGCGGGTGCAGGGCATATCCAAGGTCCTGGGTGGGCGCGAGATACTCAAATCCGTGAGCCTGAACCTCTACGAAGGTGAAATGAAGGTGCTCATCGGCCCCTCGGGGGGAGGCAAAAGCACGCTCCTGCAGTGCATGAACTATCTCATCGTGCCCGACCGGGGGGAAATCGAGCTGGACGGCAGGCGTGTGGATCCGCACAAGGCCCGCGAGCTGTGCGAATTTCGTCAGCAGGTGGGCATGATTTTTCAGGACTTCAATCTTTTTGATCACCTGACCGCGTCGGACAATGTCGGCATCGCCCTGCGCAAGGTCAAGGGCATGAGCCGCGCGCGGGCCAGGGACCGCGCCATGGCGGAGCTGGAGCGCGTCGGCCTCGGCGACAAGGGGCACCTCTATCCGGCGGAGCTGTCCGGTGGGCAGAAGCAGCGCGTTTCCATCGCCCGCGCTCTGGCCATGGACCCCAAGGTCATGCTGCTGGACGAGCCTACATCCGCCCTCGATCCGGAATTGGTCAGCGAAGTGCTGACCGTCATCCGCGGACTGGCCCAGAACGGCATGACCATGGTCATGGCCACGCACCAGATGGGTTTCACCCGCTCCCTGGCCGACGAGGTGCTTTTCATGCAGGAAGGCCGGATCATCGAGCAGGGCAGCCCCAAGGAACTTCTGGCCGATGGCTCGGGCACCCGCACCCTTGATTTCTGTTCCCAGATTCTTGATGTGGAGGGTGCCGGCTCATGA
- a CDS encoding amino acid ABC transporter permease codes for MNETVTVLLDAMPYVLQGAAVTVIAVVGAMFLGLFIGVPLAVGQVYGSWLARAFCGLYVWFFRGVPILVLLFLFYFGLFNLVGLNLNAVAAATIVLGMTSGAYQSQIFRGSILSLSKGQLKAARALGMSDGLAIRSIILPQALRLSIPGWSNEYSIILKDSALAFVLGASEIMARTHFVASRTYQHLPMYVSAAVLYFLLTWAGVIALRALEKRVRIKGYVH; via the coding sequence ATGAACGAAACCGTCACCGTCCTCCTGGACGCCATGCCCTATGTGTTGCAGGGCGCGGCCGTCACTGTGATCGCAGTGGTCGGCGCAATGTTTTTGGGTCTTTTCATCGGCGTGCCCCTGGCCGTGGGACAGGTTTACGGCTCGTGGCTTGCGCGGGCGTTCTGCGGCCTTTACGTCTGGTTTTTTCGCGGAGTGCCGATTCTGGTGCTGCTTTTTCTTTTCTATTTCGGACTCTTCAACCTCGTGGGGCTTAACCTGAACGCGGTCGCGGCGGCCACCATCGTGCTCGGCATGACCAGCGGAGCCTATCAGTCCCAAATTTTTCGCGGCTCCATCCTGTCCCTGTCCAAGGGGCAGCTCAAGGCGGCCCGCGCGCTCGGCATGTCCGACGGCCTGGCCATCCGCTCCATCATCCTGCCCCAGGCCTTGCGCCTGTCCATTCCCGGCTGGTCCAACGAGTACTCCATCATATTGAAGGATTCGGCCCTGGCCTTTGTGCTCGGGGCGAGCGAGATCATGGCGCGGACGCACTTCGTGGCTTCGCGGACCTACCAGCACCTGCCCATGTACGTCAGCGCGGCAGTGCTTTATTTTTTATTGACCTGGGCCGGGGTCATTGCACTGCGCGCCCTTGAAAAACGTGTCAGAATAAAGGGTTATGTGCATTAA